The proteins below come from a single Streptomyces sp. B3I8 genomic window:
- a CDS encoding HAMP domain-containing sensor histidine kinase, which produces MAATPAPPAAPPKPTWDPNRPEPPFPWLRPTIRIRLTLLYGGMFLIAGILLLSIIYLLAAQALRTGSEPLFKIVEFNDLKVTSNDCPGVNNKLSLTEFNDAISACTDHQRQVALDHLLSRSLLALLGLAVIAFAFGYAMAGRVLSPLGRITRTARAVAGSDLSRRIELDGPDDELKELADTFDDMLERLQRAFTAQQRFVGNASHELRTPLAINRTLLEVHLSDPGAPVELQQLGKTLLATNERSEQLVEGLLLLARSDNQIVERKPVDLAEVAAQAVDQVHAEAEAKGVDIRSTCAPAVVQGNGVLLERIALNLVQNAARYNVPEGGWVEVTTEVQHGQAVLVVSNTGPVVPAYEIDNLFEPFRRLRTERTGSDKGVGLGLSIARSVARAHGGHISARPREGGGLVMRVTLPI; this is translated from the coding sequence GTGGCCGCCACGCCCGCGCCCCCCGCGGCGCCCCCGAAACCCACCTGGGACCCCAACCGGCCGGAACCGCCCTTCCCGTGGCTGCGCCCGACCATCCGCATACGGCTCACGCTGCTCTACGGCGGCATGTTCCTGATCGCCGGCATCCTGCTGCTGTCGATCATCTACCTGCTCGCCGCGCAGGCGCTGCGCACCGGCAGCGAACCGCTGTTCAAGATCGTCGAGTTCAACGACCTCAAGGTCACGAGCAACGACTGCCCGGGCGTCAACAACAAGCTGTCGCTGACCGAGTTCAACGACGCGATCAGCGCGTGCACCGACCACCAGCGCCAGGTGGCCCTGGACCACCTGCTCAGCCGCTCCCTGCTCGCGCTGCTCGGCCTCGCCGTGATCGCGTTCGCGTTCGGCTACGCCATGGCGGGCCGCGTGTTGTCGCCGCTCGGCCGGATCACCCGTACCGCCCGCGCGGTGGCCGGCTCGGACCTGTCCCGGCGCATCGAGCTGGACGGCCCGGACGACGAGCTCAAGGAGCTCGCCGACACCTTCGACGACATGCTGGAGAGGCTGCAGCGGGCCTTCACCGCCCAGCAGCGCTTCGTCGGCAACGCCTCGCACGAACTGCGCACGCCGCTCGCGATCAACCGCACGCTCCTGGAGGTCCACCTCTCCGACCCGGGCGCACCGGTGGAGCTGCAGCAGCTCGGCAAGACGCTGCTGGCCACCAACGAACGCAGCGAGCAGCTCGTGGAGGGCCTGCTGCTGCTCGCCCGCAGCGACAACCAGATCGTCGAGCGCAAACCCGTCGACCTCGCCGAGGTCGCCGCCCAGGCCGTCGACCAGGTGCACGCCGAGGCCGAGGCCAAGGGCGTGGACATCCGCAGCACCTGCGCGCCCGCGGTGGTGCAGGGCAACGGCGTCCTGCTGGAGCGGATCGCCCTGAACCTGGTGCAGAACGCCGCGCGCTACAACGTGCCGGAGGGGGGCTGGGTGGAGGTCACCACCGAGGTGCAGCACGGCCAGGCGGTCCTCGTGGTGTCGAACACCGGGCCGGTGGTGCCGGCCTACGAGATCGACAACCTCTTCGAACCCTTCAGACGGCTCCGTACCGAACGTACGGGCAGCGACAAGGGGGTGGGGCTCGGGCTGTCGATCGCGAGGTCGGTGGCCCGGGCGCACGGCGGGCACATCTCCGCCCGGCCGAGGGAAGGGGGAGGCCTCGTGATGCGCGTCACCCTGCCGATCTGA
- a CDS encoding response regulator transcription factor, with amino-acid sequence MRVLVVEDEQLLADAVATGLRREAMAVDVVYDGAAALERIGVNDYDVVVLDRDLPLVHGDDVCRRIVELGMPTRVLMLTASGDVSDRVEGLEIGADDYLPKPFAFSELIARVRALGRRTSVPLPPVLERAGIKLDPNRREVFRDGREVQLAPKEFAVLEVLMRSEGAVVSAEQLLEKAWDENTDPFTNVVRVTVMTLRRKLGEPPVIVTVPGSGYRI; translated from the coding sequence GTGCGCGTACTCGTCGTCGAGGACGAGCAGCTGCTCGCCGATGCGGTGGCCACCGGACTGCGCCGGGAGGCCATGGCCGTCGACGTCGTGTACGACGGCGCGGCCGCGCTGGAACGCATCGGCGTCAACGACTACGACGTGGTCGTCCTGGACCGCGACCTCCCGCTCGTCCACGGCGACGACGTGTGCCGCCGGATCGTCGAGCTCGGCATGCCCACGCGCGTGCTGATGCTCACGGCCTCCGGCGACGTCAGCGACCGCGTCGAGGGCCTGGAGATCGGCGCCGACGACTACCTGCCCAAGCCGTTCGCGTTCAGCGAGCTCATCGCCCGCGTGCGCGCGCTCGGCCGGCGCACCAGTGTGCCGCTGCCGCCCGTCCTGGAGCGCGCCGGGATCAAGCTCGACCCCAACCGCCGCGAGGTCTTCCGGGACGGGCGGGAGGTGCAGCTCGCCCCCAAGGAGTTCGCGGTGCTCGAAGTCCTCATGCGCAGCGAGGGCGCCGTCGTCTCCGCCGAACAGCTCCTGGAGAAGGCCTGGGACGAGAACACGGACCCGTTCACCAACGTCGTCCGGGTGACCGTGATGACCCTGCGCCGCAAGCTCGGCGAGCCCCCGGTGATCGTCACCGTGCCCGGCTCCGGCTACCGGATCTGA